CTGCGACAACCACTACTACGTCTTTGTGCTCCTCCACGGAGTTGGCATGCGTCCAGACTTTCATATCGTTCCAAGTGACGTTGTGGCCGAGCATATTTCGACAAACCACAGGCAATGGCTAGCCCGCCCCAAAGCAGACGGCAGCCCTCGGAAGGACTCCTCGATGCGAAATTTCCGCGACTCCGATGGCAAATACAAAGAAAGGTGGACCACTCTCAACCTGTGAGACAGGCCGGACACGAGATCGCTGGGTGGCAGCGGAGCACGGTGCGTCTGCCGAGACCCATCTCCGCCAGAAACTCGGAAAGAGTAAGCGTCTTCAGGGGGCCGATAGACACGGGTTCTGTCTCGCGCATCGACCGGAGGCCCTTTGCGACCCCGCGACTTTCGTCGGTTGCGCCGAATTGGCCCATCTCCATCTAGGGATCTGATATCGATTTCATGTAGTTCAGCGTGTCGGTTCCGGAGAAATTCAGCCATGCTTGATTGTTTCGGCAATTCGATTTGCCAGGCTACATCCTTGCTCACCTCCAGGATATCTTTAGCCCTGTGATAGACGCGTCTTGCCCTAGCCTTCTTGTCGAGAAACTTCCGTCGCAGGACCTCTCGACGGTCCCTTGCGGTCACCTTCCCCAACCTGGCAGCCAGTCTGTTTACCCTAACCCTAGATGCGCGGAAGATGAGGCAGAGGCGCCACAGTTCTGGCCCGTAGCCGCGGAGTCGCTCGTCAAGGCCACGCGCCGGACTCTTCACCGCATCATCAACGAGGACGCCGTCCCCCCGGGCGAAGTCGCCATTCTCACGGTCCGCAAAGCCGAGGACAGCATTCTCGCCCGCGAAGACAAGCTCGGGAACTTCCGGCTTCACATCGGCAGGCCCGGCTCACGCAGGGCGCCCGGCAAGATCTCGCTTTACTCCATCCACCGGTTCAAGGGGCTGGAGAGCGATGTCGTGTTGCTCATCGTGGAGGAACCCGGCCACAAACCCCGGCAGCCGCTGAACGACCTGATCTACATCGGGGCTTCCCGCGCCCGCGGGCACCTGGTGCTGCTCGGCCGGGAAGCGACGCTCCACCGACTGCATGAGGGGGCGGCCGCCGGGGTGGAGTGACCGGCCACCCGGCCCCGGCCCGGGCGGGAGTCTGTCTGCAAGGTCGAAGCCGCCCCGACTCCCCTATTTCACCCGCACGATTCTCCCCGAGACACGACCGGTCGGCGCGTCCACGCGACACCAGTACACGCCCGCCGCCACGGACCTTCCCGACGCGTCCCGCCCGTCCCACGCGACCGATGGCGCCCCGGCCCCCGCCCGGAGCGTCCGCACGAGCCGCCCCGTCGTATCGAACAGGGAAACCGTCGCGGCCTCGCCCGGCAGGCTTGCGCGGAAGGAGATCGTCGTGGACTCGCGGAACGGGTTGGGGGCGGCGCGAACCGTGGCACCCGCAACCACGCTCTCTCCCGCAGTCACCGCGCCGTCTCCCGCGACCCGTGCGATATACAGGTCGAACACCGGAAACAGCCCCGTCTGCCCCGTCACCCAGTATCCGCCGTCCGACGCCGCACCCAGCCCAAACGCGATGTCCCATGTGTTCCAACCCGGCGCGGAGTGAAACGCCAGCGTGCCCGTCGTGTCACCGCTCGCGTCCATCGCCACGAGATACGACTCCAGCCCGTCCGCTCCTGTCGTGGCCACGCCCGCCGCGAAGAACCCGCCCCCCGGTTCCGGGAGCACCGATGACGCCGCATCCGCCTGCGTCCCGCCCACGGTGCTCTCCCACAGCATCGCCCCCCATGCGTCGGTCCGGAAGACCCAGAACTGGTCGTCCCCCGCAACAGCGGACCTCGTCTGCCCCGCCACGACAAACCCGCCGCCGGACACTTCTCTCACGGAGAAGGTCAGATCCCGGTCCGCGCCGCCGTAGGTCGCCTCCCATTCCGTCAGGCCGCCCGCATCCGTCTTGACGAGATACGCATCCACGCCGCCCGCCCCGTAGGAGGTGGTCGAACCGGTGAGAACGAACCCGCCGTCGGCCGTCGCGTGCCCCCACTGGCAGTCCTCGTCTCCCGCGCCTCCGTAGGTCGCCTCCCACAGCGTCGCGCCCGTTGAGTCCGTGCGCACGAGCAGGAAGTCGCTCCCGCCCGCACCGCTCGACTTCGTCTCCCCGGCGATCGCGAAACCGCCGTCGGGCAGCGTCTCAATCCACTGCCCGTCATCGTGCGCGGCGCCGCCCCAGGTCTTCTCCCACTCCACCGCGCCTCCCGCGTTCGCCCGCACGACATACACATCGCTCTCCCCCGCGCCGCTCGACTTCGTCTGCCCCGCCATCGCCACGCCGCCATCCGGCAGGACCACGAGCGCCCGGCAGTCCTCCCATCCGGGGCCGCCGTATGTCCGCGTCCAGAGCGTGTCGCCACCGGCGTCCGCGCGCACCAGGAGCGCGTCCGTGTCTCCGGCGTTCTGGGAGTACCCGCCGACGAAAACACCGCCGTCAGCCGCCTCCGCGATCGCGTGCCCTTCCTGCCATCCGGGAAGCGCGACGAGGTGTGTCCATGATGTGTCGGGGGGGGCTGCGAGAGCCGGCGGAGCGAGAAGCGCGGCGGCAGCCACCAGCGTGCCTGACGCGAGGAAACGGGTTCGCTGCATGAGAAGCCTCCGGGGGGAGAGGGAACGCGGCCAAGCGACCCCAGCATACCACCTCCCGCACAGCCGATTCCATCCTGCCGCCGAATCCCCCCTGCGGCACGCCCGGACCGCTTCCTCCCCCTCGCTTGCAAGCGGCACGCAGTGAGCGGTATCCTTGCCGTGGGTCCACGAGACCACAAGGCCGGCCCGGGAGGACATCGATGATCCGCTTCCCCGCAAGGGCCGCCGTCTGTGCGTCCCTGTTTGCACTGGCTCCGCTCTCGCCCGCGTCGGCTTCCGCGCCGCCCGTCTTCAACCTGCAGCTTCCCAGCGACGCCACCGGAGGCGGCCACCTCGCCGTTCGCGTCACGCTTCCGCCTCCGTCGGTCGGGCCGCGCTACTCCGACGGAGCCCCGGTACTCGTACTGTCGCCGGGCGGCCATACCCCCGGGAGCCTCACCGGCGGAGACATCCTCGCCGGGAAGGGCTTCGCGGTACTCACCTTCCTCTATCCCGGCGGCTCCTCCGGCCCCTACTCCAGCGACGGCCTCTACGACTACCGGGGCGCGCTCTGCCGCATGGCCCTCCGCGATGTCATCCTCTTCGCGGCCGGACTCAAGACGGACACGCTCTCCCGCACGATCCACGATGTCGCCCCCATACCCGTTCGCACCGGCAACCTCGGGGTGCTCGGCTCCTCGAACGGTGGTCCCGCCACCATGGCCACCCTCGCGAACCACGGCTCGGAACTCCCCGCGCTGTCCTACTTTGTCGGGTGGGAGAATCCGACCGGCGGACAGACCGTATTGGGCGAGGTCGGCGTCAAGGACCGCGACTGCGACCCCTCCGTCGACGACGACGGCAACGGAGTCCCCGACGACGACGGCGACAACCCCTACATCACCGCCTACTCGGACACTTCGATCACGATCGACTTCACGAACCTGGCCTTCGACCCCACCTACACGCGGACCGTCCTTGATCCCGGTGGCGTGCACGCGCCGTATCCGCACACCGGCGTGCTCTTCATCGACGGGAACGCGAACGGAACGCTGGACTTCGACCCGTCGGACCCCACCTGCCTGGACCTCGACGGGAACGGCACGATCGACATCGGCGAGGACTACTTCTTCAATCCGCTCCCCGCGTACATCGGCGGGGCGCTCCAGTTGAATCACTCCAATGAAGTGACGCGCGCGGCGGCAGCCTCCGGAGTCTACGGAGCCTCCTGGCCCTCCGTGGTCGCGGACACGGCTCAGGCGAGCGCCTACTGGGAGCTGCGCGACCCCACCACTCAGTACGATGAAGTCGCCGCAAACCAACCCGGACTCCGCTGCATGCTTGCGTTCGGGCAATCCGACCATGTGCAGGCGCATGCGGGCCATCCGCACATC
The DNA window shown above is from Gemmatimonadota bacterium and carries:
- a CDS encoding FlgD immunoglobulin-like domain containing protein, which gives rise to MIRFPARAAVCASLFALAPLSPASASAPPVFNLQLPSDATGGGHLAVRVTLPPPSVGPRYSDGAPVLVLSPGGHTPGSLTGGDILAGKGFAVLTFLYPGGSSGPYSSDGLYDYRGALCRMALRDVILFAAGLKTDTLSRTIHDVAPIPVRTGNLGVLGSSNGGPATMATLANHGSELPALSYFVGWENPTGGQTVLGEVGVKDRDCDPSVDDDGNGVPDDDGDNPYITAYSDTSITIDFTNLAFDPTYTRTVLDPGGVHAPYPHTGVLFIDGNANGTLDFDPSDPTCLDLDGNGTIDIGEDYFFNPLPAYIGGALQLNHSNEVTRAAAASGVYGASWPSVVADTAQASAYWELRDPTTQYDEVAANQPGLRCMLAFGQSDHVQAHAGHPHIQQAYHGLTANGLWCRLNPDEVYYREVVAAPALPPTDTDAGIAVAWPDMWDYCEPYGLSSNAGATAGVMEMADRTRYGVWSTNLDALVTSATGVDAIPPATATAPAARPNPFGTGTAISWTMPDAGGASLSIVDVRGRVVRTLTTGAMSAGPQETHWDGLDNAHRPVPAGVYFARIAAPGIHRTVKLTLIR
- a CDS encoding FlgD immunoglobulin-like domain containing protein, whose protein sequence is MQRTRFLASGTLVAAAALLAPPALAAPPDTSWTHLVALPGWQEGHAIAEAADGGVFVGGYSQNAGDTDALLVRADAGGDTLWTRTYGGPGWEDCRALVVLPDGGVAMAGQTKSSGAGESDVYVVRANAGGAVEWEKTWGGAAHDDGQWIETLPDGGFAIAGETKSSGAGGSDFLLVRTDSTGATLWEATYGGAGDEDCQWGHATADGGFVLTGSTTSYGAGGVDAYLVKTDAGGLTEWEATYGGADRDLTFSVREVSGGGFVVAGQTRSAVAGDDQFWVFRTDAWGAMLWESTVGGTQADAASSVLPEPGGGFFAAGVATTGADGLESYLVAMDASGDTTGTLAFHSAPGWNTWDIAFGLGAASDGGYWVTGQTGLFPVFDLYIARVAGDGAVTAGESVVAGATVRAAPNPFRESTTISFRASLPGEAATVSLFDTTGRLVRTLRAGAGAPSVAWDGRDASGRSVAAGVYWCRVDAPTGRVSGRIVRVK
- a CDS encoding ATP-binding domain-containing protein, whose amino-acid sequence is MIDASCPSLLVEKLPSQDLSTVPCGHLPQPGSQSVYPNPRCAEDEAEAPQFWPVAAESLVKATRRTLHRIINEDAVPPGEVAILTVRKAEDSILAREDKLGNFRLHIGRPGSRRAPGKISLYSIHRFKGLESDVVLLIVEEPGHKPRQPLNDLIYIGASRARGHLVLLGREATLHRLHEGAAAGVE